In the genome of Hippoglossus hippoglossus isolate fHipHip1 chromosome 9, fHipHip1.pri, whole genome shotgun sequence, the window aaaatcgaAATATGTTCATCTCCAAGTCACTATCCGCCTTCACAAAGGTGGTTTATGTGCATTGTTGTGTTGTATAATTTCTATCGTCTGTTTTAAATTTGGtataaaaggtgaaaacagtAAATAGctttttttctgcttgttttgttctttagCCGTTTTTACTGTATTATTTCTTGggtcctgtaaaaaaaaaaagtcatgttttttctctggTCTAAAACTTGTTTTAATAAAGTCATGTAAATCATCTTTTATCCCAGTATGGCACTCACAGCATTTTTcattaataaactttataaCCCGAAGACAATGAAAGTTATACAAGTTACAATTTTAAGTTTAGAATAAAATAAGTTATCAAATAGTtgaaagtgctttacagtgtCATGACACGTCATGATGCCGAAGATGGTGAAGTGAATGTTCACACACTGGACACGTCAGCAGTGAAAATAACTTAAGCATCTCACAAagctgtttcctcctcacatcACCAGCAGTCAAACCTGAAACTGGATTCTAATGGGAATCAAAATACCTTAAACtccttaaaataaaactaagaaATGGGTTTGTACGAAAACAAACCTAAACCAAAAACAATCTTAAACATTTCAATTAATCATCCTGCAGCAGTTTCAGTGAATTCAGCAGGAAAGAACTCAAACTGAGGACAtggatttgattgtttttacagAAGTTTTAACTTATTTCTAAATGCTTTTCATGGTTCATCCTTTTCTCCCCCAGCTCCAGCTCAGTTGTGTATTGGGATGGTCTGTTTGCAGTCGGAACAGTCCTGTTCATGTCTGGACCCCGGCAGCCCCACAGCGTGCTCCGTCGTAGAAATCAGTAAAGTGTCCAATGTTATCTCTGTACATTTGGCTATGAAGCGAATGAAAGGCCGCACATCCCCCTCGTTGGCTGTGTCCAGAGCGGCATAATATTCAGCCCTTTGTTCTTTGCGAATTGTGATCGGTGGGTATCGTGCTTGCATCAGGACAAGGTTCATGAGCAGGCGCGATGTGCGTCCATTGCCGTCGATGAACGGGTGCACGTACACCAGTTTGTAGTGGGCGAGAGCTGCACACTCCACAGGGTGCAGCTGCAGGGCCTCGTCAGAGTTGAGCCACTGAACCAGCTCCTgcatgtgtctctgcaggtcCTGAGGGTGCGGCGGGATGTGGTGGCCCACAAACACCTGGCTGGTGcgcagcctccctccctccacaggGTCCACATAGCCGAGCACTCGCCGGTGGATATCCAGGATGTCGCTGACGGTGATGGCGCCTGATCTGGACAAAAGTGTTGTGTTCATGTACTTCATGGCCGCATCTACACCAATGGCCTCGTTTTGCTCCTGCAGGCTTTTCCCAGGGACGGCGTAACGCGTCTCAAGGATGTGACGGATTTCAGAGAGAGTGAGCGTGCTGCCTTCGATGGCCACCGTGTGGTAGATGTGGTGATAGTAGGTTTCCTCCATCACTCGACGGAGCGCAGAGTTGCCTTTAGGAATGGACATAAGCCTGCGCACTTTGCTGTCAATGATGCTAAAGTAACGCTGGTCAATCTCTTCCACCAGGGGTAGAGTTCGGTCTCGGCTGACTAGGGCCCGCTCGTTACACGGTGAGATGGCCAAGGCCTTGGTGTAGAGATGGTCTGCCTGGACGacatctttctcctcctccagaatAGTCCCCAGCTCCGTCAGGGCCTCCACAAAGTCAGGGTTCATACTCAGAGCGTGCACCAGCAGCTTGTGAgccttctccctcttccccaGTTTCCTCATCTCCAGAGCCTGCTGCAGCGCCGCTTTAGACTCCAGCAGCATCTCTGTAAACCGAGGGTGATACACAAGGTCAACTCCAACACAAGTGAAACAGGATGAAACTATTAACATCATCATATATTCCCCCtattagaaaacaaaaatagataaacacatacaatacatttttttacaaatgGTCCATTTCAGTCGAATTCTTTCCTAAGTTCACACTCAAGACATCTACCCTTGATCTGTGCGTTCATTAGTTCACCATCTATCCTCTGATAACTGAATTAGAATCTTtataaaaatcaacaaaatgatttagaaatatatgtatttaagtTAAACAACTTGTAGAAGCTGTAACTCAAAAggtcaaacaaaaacaggaggaaggaaaaagtgAACAGAAATTTCAAGTAAACATAGAAGACAGATATTTTACTATTAGAGCCTGGCTGATAAAACTGATTTTAGAAAGTAAATAAACCATTATTCTTTATTTACGTCAGGTACCTGTGAGTGTTGATAACTCACTGTTAGCATAAGGCTAACTGACATATGGCACAGtgtagtgtgtctgtggtggGTCAGTCCACTGGTGGGTCCTCGGCTGTACCTTTGCTGGGCTTGGACCGGTGAGGCAGCACATCCAGGGCGGTGAAGGGGACGGTGAGGCTGGTGGACTGCACCGCTGGAGGCGGAGGAGGTCTCCCCCACAGCTGGCACCGCAGCTGGGCGATGCCCCTCATGGCGGCGCAGCACTGGTCCTCGACTCCcaccagaggcagcagcagggccACCAGAGAGCCCAGCAGGACGCACAGCAGCGGGGCCCAGCCTCCGAGGACTCGGCCGCTGGTGTAGCGCCACACCGACACAGCAGCCATGATGACGCCGGGTTAGAGCCTCCATTCTCTGGCGACACGGGTCCCCATGTATGTCCACCCCAGCTAGGAGAGGCGGACGGCGGCTGTCGGGGAGGAGAGCCCGGCCGACATGAGACAGCGAGGAAACACCGGTTAGGTTAGCTTAGCTGTTAGCTACTTAGCTCTGAAGTGAAACTACAGAATTAACGAAGGATTCGATCATTCACAAAACGCTTGTCCTCAGTGTCACTACAGTCCGTGTACACATCATCTACTTCCTGAGACATGTCAACATTCTCCAATATCATTGGTCAGGGTTTCATTAAAGGACCGTTTCTATTGGCTGAGACGCAGCAATACGACTAATGATTCGTAGccgtctctgattggctgaacagTGGGATATTTCGCCCCGAGTTTAGTCTTTCAGGCAACTCTGACCTCAACACAGTACAACACATCAGTAGAGAACACCCGACAAAATATGTCTAATTTTTAAGTTTATTAATTAGACATATCTTTGATTCAGATTTATGCATcttaaagtaataaatacattagTATATATGATGAATTTTCTCATTCTAATGCAGTTTTAAAACTTCTttaataaactttttttttcactttttatccaCAGAATTTTAAATTTCTGTCACTGACTGAACTGAGCAATTCAGCTTAATAGTGAGTTTTATATCCTTGTTTTTGTAGAACTGAACAGAATGTGGCTCGGCGCTCGTGCAAATAACACGAAATTGCATCAATTCAAATTTGATCAACGTTATTATTTGGAAGTGcatatacacaaaaaataaagacataaaataaagaaaCGAAAGAAATTCTAAGTTATGTATCATCAGTCCATAACAATTTCTCATACATAATAGTAAGGGTCTTCTTTTTATATGAATGTATTTCTTGATTTGAACAAAATTAACCTAAAATTAGTTTTGCGTCTGTCCATCAACTAAACAGTTGTATTGAAGAATATAACATCTTTATCCAACACATATCTCtcttaactttctttttcctgAATATGAATTGTTTGTCCAATTGTACTCATAATTATATGATATAATTCTGAACATCCATCCAAAACATTCTGGCATTCATACGgttttacaataaattaaatattggTCCTATCAACTGCAGCACAGAGTGTAAAGGTCACTCACTCTGAGTCTATATCAGCGACGTCACATCAAATAAGAAGCTGTCTCTGTTTCCATCTCTGGATTTTcttgtttaattttaatttctcAGGTTGGATAAAGGCACAGGTTGTCTCAGGGTTGTCTCTATATTGCATTGTAGGTCTTCAAACCCCCCCTAGAGTGACCTTTTTCAAAGTACAATTAAAGTTAATTGCTCAGTATCTTTTGATGATGCAGATGTTGGCTCCTGCACCTTTGCACCACTTGCTCTTCGTCTGTAATTTGAATGCAGAGCAGACAGAAGAGGGCAGCCTTGCTCTGTTATGCAAATATCACAGTCATATTGCAGTATAATCCTGTGAAGACAGCAGCAACACTATTGGCCTCAAAAAGATTGATCTGAATACCGTGCAGTTTTTCAAAGCaataaaaatgaacattaaGATTAATAGCTTACTGCTCAGCTTCTACCTTGTTTTTATAACAATTTGTAATCTTCCACTTCTTTTTACACTTGTCCTTCGTGCCCTTGGTATTCAGTTTTGTCAGCCTTTATGTATATTTCAAAAGCCTTTACAATTGAGTTTGCATCATCTAGTGAAAGTGCCTGTACAGAAATGACCAGCAGCTGTGAACATGGTTGTGTGGTGATGAGGACTGATTCTTGGCTGTGAGCCAAAGCCAACACTATTACACATTCTCAGCTCAGACTCAACCACAGACAGTGCAGGGGAAGTCTTCAATGAACAACCGTGTGGATGTTCGTGCGTGCAGTTAGAGATTCAGCAGGTTTGAATCCGTCTATGTGTTGTACCCTGTGCTCACAATGAGACCTGGAGCTGCACATTAACATCATTTACCAGCAGAGAGTCCCTCAGCGCCTCTCCACACTCCCTCAGACATTTCACCTTGGAAGATAATGGAGCAGCCTCTTCGAGTGCGCTTGAGAcacattatttctttcttcctaTTATCCAGGCGCTCTTTTACACACTTTTTATAGCAAAGATGAGGCTGTAGCAAGTTATAGTGGCCAAGAGCATGTTCACATTGATTCCTCATTctcagaaagacagaaagaaagaaagaaaaaagtcttGGGGGAATATTTAATCAACATGCTGCCAATGATTAACAGTGATGGGTGGAAAGACGTCTGCTGCCTGTAGAACACAGGCTCTGCAACGTGTGTGACCTTGTGCTGTGTGAACCAAGATACTTTATTATAGCTCTTTGCCTTGGAAGCAGCTTTGCCTCCATAGTGAATGAAACCAGGCCTGGACCTGTTGCattgagaataaagaaaaggataaaGCCTCTGTACATTTGTATGGAAATACAATACAGCTAtagagattttttattttatttattccttcCCAGTAAAAATGAATGTTAGATGATAGTTGTAAGATCTCCTACATCCTTTAAGATGCCCTGTCATGGCTCAACACACATACTACCAAACATGCTGACTAGTTTTTCATATAGCAGATAAATGTTCACTTTTATAATATTACATGGCCTCAAACTCTTGTCACAGATCCTCACAGAAACAGTTTCTTAGATGTGGTCTCTGTTGAGCTTACTAATATTTTTTGGTGTACTGTATTTATCTCAGCATTAGCCCCTGGTGCCAAATTAGAAGCATTGTGCTGAGAATGATTAGTGAATATTAATAGTACTGATACgaataatacatttcttttcttcacacAGTCTGGCGACAGCCATGGCTGCAAgtattatgttttcaggttgtccattCATGTCTGTACATTTGCACTTTGgtccctccatcactctcacatccctctctccatcactccctccatcactctcacatccctctctccatcactctcacATCACTCTCACATCACTCTCACAtcactccctccatcactctcacatcactccctccatcactctcacctcactccctccatcactctcacctcactccctccatcactctcacctcactccctccatcactctcacatcactccctccatcactctcacctcactccctccatcactctcacatcactccctccatcactctcacatcactccctccatcactctcacATCACTCTCACATCACTCTCACATCACTCTCACATCACTCTCACAtcactccctccatcactctcacATCACTCTCACATCACTCTCACAtcactccctccatcactctcacATCACTCTCACAtcactccctccatcactcccaCCATCACTCCCACATCATGGCCTCAAACTCAAAACAGCTTCTTAGATGAGGTCTCTGCTGAGTCTACTAATATTTCTGACTTTGTTTGTTGCTAAGTTTTGCTCCTCTCTTGGATTCTGTTGTCTGGCTCTGGTCCAGCTGCTGACACCAAAAATAAGCATGAAAGCTGTGACATGTCGGCCATTTCTCCACATGAGCCTCCACAACGAGCATGTGCAGATTCTGCTTTCATTGAAAGGCAATGACGGATATGGTAGAATGAACGACTGATCAGGGAGAAATGATGGCATGAAATGAATGGCCCTCTGGTCATATTGTGGACTAATTCTATGCCCATCTGGCATATGCTCACTAAAACCCCCTCAGCTGTGGTAACACATAAAACTACACGAGTCTGCAGTTAGAATTATTGATGAGCACTAATTCTAATTGGTGTTGATGCAATTGACAACCTCATGTCACATAGGGATTATTATCAGGATTGAGCCGTTTTTAGAAAAGTTAAAGCCTCTGCTATCATATTGTGAAACATGAATAATACTGTAAGCCTCTTCATTAACATGTGTGGGAGTATTGTCACTGAATAGTCTGTGACTTTTGTAAAGTAATAGAATGCTACGTGCATCAGTGTGATCCTCGCACCAGCCGACATGTTAACTTGAAGCACACTCCAAAGATGACCTGTCGCACGCGATTAAAATAACACCCTGTCTTTTCACTGCTTGCTGGCACTGTGCTTCTAGAGGTAGAAAATCCATCTGCCCACCTGGAAAAAGAGCGACCTGTCAGGGCAGGAAATAAATCCCCCTGGCACAGGCCTCCTCCCCgagcagctctcctctctgctgcctctgtggaGCCGTCAGTCTGCTCGCCTTTCTGTCTGAGAAGAGGCTTTGTTCTGGGTGACAGAGCTGGGTGTCAGCGATAGAGGACCTCATTagacagtcagagagagggatggtggCTCTCTTTCCACTTTCGGAGTATGGATGGCTCAGAGAGCAGGGATCAGGGGGACTGTGAAATGGAtgacagagtgagggagaacTGCACTGGGAGCAACAACTGTCCTCAACTGTCAGCATCCAGAACACCTCTAAATGGAGGGCTTGCTGCAAAAACGCGAGatccacacacagactgacaaaTGCTTTTACGAGACGATTCGAGGGGTTGGGATGTCTTGTTTTCTCTGGCGACAagagcagaggacagaggatCGTGGCTGGTTGCCCTCAGCCTGTCCAGAGGCTCTTCCATGAAAACACTTTACAGTGCGCTTTACAGTAAAATGAAGCTGTACGTTTTCCGCCCTCACTCTTtttcactgctcctctgtgaaCTCTGCTGCAGCCATTACTGTTACTCATCTGGTGTTTCTTAAATAAGAGGTCCCACCACTGACGTACGACATGAATGTGCATGAATGAATTTCAATGTCACAGAGGacataaaaatgtgaaacatttaTCCAAGAGAATAATGGATGATGGAGTTTAGTGAACGATTGTGCATTAAATAGGCCTTTTGCCCCTGACCTCTTTTCTTTAGAGAGACTAAACATGATTTATTCACTTCATGCAATTAtctgtcttctcttcttttctctttctttgcttTAAACAGTAATTTGACATAGAAACACTCTTTATGAATATAatagtaatttgtgtttgtgtatgaggacaatacaatacaatttgCCTGATCTTTGGTCTTGGTGataatgtaaaatacaatgcatttaaaaaaataacatttatttttcagttctACATAatgtatttcatgtttattatataaatattatatattgtttttaatgtagaTCTGGGGGTTATGTCCTGCAGTGCACCTTACATGCACGTAATATGAGTGATGTGTAACATTGGCGTAATAATACGATGTGAGATGTGCCACTTTGGTTGTGGAATGTTCCTGcgtcattaaacattaaacttgTATGAGGTTATACAGATGAATCTGTCCCTGTGCTCTTGCTTTTCCCACAACACTGAAGTAAGTTATATGTTGGAGGGAAACCTGCCTTTCAATAGAACACAATGAGTTCAGTATGGTTATACTTTTCAGCTGTAGCATGTAACCTCAGACTATAGACATATGTCCCTCAGGCCCATGTCTCCTGTGCGTTCTCTGGTCGTGAAGGCCGGTCACCTGCTCGAGGGCCTCGGTGCCACCAACAGGTGAGTAAATGATGTGCTAGAAAGACAGTAGACGGAAATAATTAGCTCTCCACTGAGGGGGGCAGCCATTACCAGAGACCTCCCTCAGGCGTTTCCTTCACTTAATATCTCACTTCCACACTGGCTCGTCCAGCTCACGGGATCGGGGGGGTGTTCAAGCCGCCAACTCTGTCAAACATCCCAATTCCAGCACTAACAGGCACATCTTACAACACGCAGCGATGACTCAGCAACCGTGGGTGGCTCATTATTTCCTTCAACCACCAAGAGTTGACAGGGCTGGTGactttgtttggtttctttgGTGACACACAAAAAGtgcaaaatataaatgttaGTACCATAAAACACAATTAGATAAAACCCAATACAACTGATTAACAATGTTATTCCATTCGCTGTTTTAAACTTGTTCATGAAACAGGCTGATGACTTTGAGGCAAAGTGAATCAGCGCTTCTGAGAAAAACTGCTCTTATAGTCTCAGATTTAAATGCCCTTTAAACGGGCCTGTCAGCCGGGGGGCGCTGTTCTGTGGCTGTCCAGAGGAATAGGATCCTTGTGGGTGATGAGACACATCCTCTTACCTCATTTTAACTGCTCCCAACTGGACGGTGGtattccccccccctctacaAACAAGTCCATTATTCCGCAAACTAtttttgaacaaacacaaaaattgGGTCATCCAGCTGGTCTCTGTCAGTCCATAGCTGCTGAAAGGTGCACTGTAAGTGTGAGTGTTGGTgatgtgagattttttttttgttatcttgGTGTGTTGAAAATTCCCTGTGATTATTGCTGCAAACTCATTTCCTTAAGGGGACAAATAGAGACTCATCTATCAGTCTTTACCATTAGACACAcaacatacaatacaataaatatacaaGTCATCTGTTTTTCATCGGATGCATTTTGGCTTTAAGTTATAAATCAGTCATGAATGATACACTTTATAAATATGTGTAGTTCAAGTGATAATCTGAATTTACTAATGACCTGTATAataaggattttatttttaatgtacaGTAGTAAGGTTTTTAACGGAAAAATCCATCTGTGATTTGACAGCACATGTATTTTTTggacacatgttgtttttagctgAGGTAGCCCCCTGGCTCAGAGGATGTCGGTCGACTGCTTCGCACCAATTTCAACTATTTCAACAACTATTGGACGGATTGTTAAATGGTTAATAAAAATGCTCCTcgtccccagaggatgaatcctgatAACCTTTAATCTATTGCCATCCACCATAGATCAAAATGCAGCTGTATGTAAGGTTTATGTCgacataaaaaaaacgaatGTCTCGCACATAATCCTCAGGTGtgcaatttttttttgtgctaaTTTAGAAATGCAAGCATGTCAATACGCTTAATAAAACCAGTTTTATACAAATCTCTTATGTAAACGAACACGCTTCTTCTCATGACAGAATGCTCCGTTGTTATTTGTGCTCCACAGTTATGTATTTAATCATTCTGGGCCCATATGGTTATCTTACACAGATCCCATCTGGGGGCTGACTTCAacatatgaaacaaaaacaaatagccagcggcttcctcccactctctgcTCTCACAAGCTTCAGAGGACAGAAGCCTGATCCCAGCTGTCTATTGAAGAAAGTTTCTCTCATTAAAACTTTCACCCAGATTATATTTCAAAAAACGGTTATTTAAGAATCTTGTTATCATTCTAATTTATACTATGCCACATGTGGCCTGATTATTATCACTGGCTGTATGATTTAATACCTTATGTTGTGACGCTGTGATTAAAAGCAGAAATCCCATGGGCTGGGATCACTTTGAGGATTAGTTGTAAACAGACTTTTTCACAGCTGTAGGATCTGTGCGAATGCTCCAACAGGATTTAGAAGGTTCAAAGAAGATGATCACATAAACACCACAGATCCGGAGCCATATTGGATTATCATAGCTGCTTAATTTATGACATGTCTGCTCTATCCAATTACTTTCAAATTAGAATACTGATAACAGTAAATGTTTGGTATAGGTGGAGCTTTAGGATAAAATATACTGGTTATATGgtgcaaacacatttataaGCTAATCTTCCTACAGTAAGTGAGATGCCAAGTGTGCAAAACATTAGATCTGATATTTATTAGTTACCAGAGGGATGAAAGCAATGattttattaacatgttttcaTATGGTGATGAAACAAGATACAGTACAGCGTGTACTTGTAACATGAACGAGGATATAAGACCCCCtgatatattttccttttttgaacAACAAAAGGGAGTGTAAATGAAATAACGAGccactttgacttttttcatAGGGCAAGAAATGAGATAGGAACCCAGAGCATTCCAGAAGCTCATGTTTTGTTACCAATCCATCCTGAAACCAGTCACAAACCATTCACAACTATGACCCTATATCACAGCATAATATCTCTAAAAGGCGAAGCTATTGTCTGTTTGCATTTTTCTGTCACTCGGCCCGACATCACTGGTCAGGGGTCTATTCTGCAACACCCCTCAGAAATCAAAACTGAATGGAGAGATTCCGGACTTAGGTGATTGAGCACTGTCACTCTCTCGCCGTTGTCCTGATTAAAGTAGATTAGTcaaaacatgcaaaataaatgcaaaggTTCTTTTTATCagaattaatataatttttaacTTATTGGTTCAAGATTTGTTCCAGCCCTTCACTTTccctgaagctgtgtgttagTTTAAAAACTGGCAGAGGTCACAAGCAACAGATTTAGTTGTCATGGGGCATCACAGTTTTATTCTCCATTAAAAGCAGAAAGGTCAGTGACACGCGGTCAGTGAAGGAAACAGAAGTTGCTCTTTTCCAGTCTTTCGATCTCtggtgtgttttttcctctgataTTCTTGTGTCACATGACATTTATTCAGCTCAAACAGAAAGTACATTTCTAATTTGTGGACAAAGCAGTAGGTTtgtaagaaaaaacattttgacagaGAACTATTAGTAAGTGGAGTTTTGTGTGTGAACTTGTAGAAATGTTGACAATGTGCCACACTTTCCGAGAATAATGTGAGGGTTGATAATGTAGTGCAGGTCCCACTGTCTCATGTCTGAATGATGCTTCACCTCTGAACTGAACATGGATAAAAGCCTGTTTGCATAAAGATTTAACATACAGCCATGTTGGTCCATCTGTGCATATTACTGTCGGCATGAAGCCAGCTCTAATCCTCCTGAGTgtagtgtatatgtgtgtgcatgagtgtgtgcagtgtgtgtgtgtatatgtgaaggtacatgtgtgtgtccactctCTTTTTCTAATCAAATATACACTAATGAATAAACATCAATGACTGGAGCCTCTGTAATCTCAGTTCAATTTCTGAACGAGGTCAAATGAATCATATAATAATactgaagagaaagaaaatacattttgtttgtacCACAAttcattaaagggatagttcaccgaaaaatttaaattcactcattatctactcgcGTTATGGTGTAAATGACAACGTTTTGAatcgaatttgaatgttggagcttacagacacttggaggacaccacaggagcattatggaggcattttatatattttttctgatattttctttttacgtttgaagaattggtcaccggttacttcaattgtattggatttggctgcaacactgtttactactgaaactccaaaagtgttttgtggactcaaacactttacccacccctccataggcatagtggtgagtagaaaaTGAGTGAACAACAAAGACAATGCAACACAGAGTTAACGACCAAATTAAAAGTGTACATACAATATGATATGATGAAttagaataaaagcaaaaagaagacaaattaaCTGACAGATCTAAAAAAATGTAGGAGGATAAACAAAAGCTAAACCTCTATAAGTATAATCCAAAGGCTTGAACAAGAAAAATCTAACCAAACAGGGAAACTATTCTTGATTATATTAGAGAAATGGGCCAAGGCAATTTagttctttaaaaacaaacaaaaaatcattaattaaatcatatttaaatttaaaaaataccgCTTAGAATAtaacaaaacttggtggaaggatgggtcaagaaaatttggtgcagatccaggaatttattttcactcaAATAAACATTGTGAAATCGGGCACTTTTCTAAATGTTCCTGGATTTCTCAACAagtgattcatggatcttgatggaaaaatccGACATGTTT includes:
- the ficd gene encoding protein adenylyltransferase FICD, producing MAAVSVWRYTSGRVLGGWAPLLCVLLGSLVALLLPLVGVEDQCCAAMRGIAQLRCQLWGRPPPPPAVQSTSLTVPFTALDVLPHRSKPSKEMLLESKAALQQALEMRKLGKREKAHKLLVHALSMNPDFVEALTELGTILEEEKDVVQADHLYTKALAISPCNERALVSRDRTLPLVEEIDQRYFSIIDSKVRRLMSIPKGNSALRRVMEETYYHHIYHTVAIEGSTLTLSEIRHILETRYAVPGKSLQEQNEAIGVDAAMKYMNTTLLSRSGAITVSDILDIHRRVLGYVDPVEGGRLRTSQVFVGHHIPPHPQDLQRHMQELVQWLNSDEALQLHPVECAALAHYKLVYVHPFIDGNGRTSRLLMNLVLMQARYPPITIRKEQRAEYYAALDTANEGDVRPFIRFIAKCTEITLDTLLISTTEHAVGLPGSRHEQDCSDCKQTIPIHN